The DNA window TATTTTAGAGTATTATACTACTTATTACAGTACTAAGAAATACTTAAATGTATTCACCTCAGATCAGCAGCTATACCTTATACTAAGCTTCATATGAGCATAATAAATAATATGTGACTTTAGAAGCGGTAGAGAAAATTCCAGGTGTCTGACTTTGTACTTCATCCCGTCCCAAAGAGGACTAGGCTGACTTAGATTGGGCTAATCAGTACCCTAAGAAAGGGGATGTTCAGCAGTGCCGTGATATGGGGATACGTATTTCTTGATTAGTTGTAaggtttttaattttcactCACAAGTCTTACATTTATGTTGAAATCCTTGGCATTTCTGTTCCTGGTGTTGATTGCAGTTGTGTTTCGGGCAGACTTCTTGCTGGGTAAGCATTAATGTGAAAGGATAATTTCATTATCTCTGTTTTAATAGCAGGGTTCATCAGCCTCAAACTTTTGTCCAAATGTAACATGCAGTGAGATGCACAGCTTGATAAGCCAAGAAGGTATTTGCAAACTGTACATTCCATCACTTTGGTAACCTGTATTTTCAAGTCAGTTTCATAGTGAATGAATTATAAAAATGCAGCTGATCATCTTCTGTATTGCAGTTAGACTAAAAACATTCCAGAATGCAGCCAAGAAACCTCTCATAATGACATGGTTTTCTTGGTGCTGTAGCTTCTCTGAGTAGTCTCTGTCACAGGTTCTCCAGTGTGGCCACCATACTTGCAGGAAATTACTGCTATTTGCTAAAGCTGGCAGAAATCGTGGTCACAGAATTTGTTTCTGTCCGTGTAGTCTGCGCTAGGCTTTGCAATCCATCCTGTTTCTCAGGCTCTATGAATAACTTTATGCTAAGGGTAATTAAATGTAGGTCTTAGATTTGTAAAGGTTTTGTATCATTCCAGGGATATGTGAATGGGAATGTGGTTATACAACAACAAGTTAATTTTTGTCTAGGTGGAGAAGTATGCATGTCAGCTGAATTAGGCTGAAGCTTGATTCATTAAACTGCAGAGAAGATAGAAGAGCTACTCAGATATTTACATTTGCTCTCATGTAAGTATTTCATTACTGAGTAAAATTTTAATGCATAGCATGCTCTGTAAAAGATCAAGCACTGCCCCTGCTTATGATTCGAtgatatttttcagtgctgaacCTTTAACAATGGCATTCCTTGTCACAATGCAAGCACAGTGCAGTTGTTGTAGCTTACCTTTCAGGAAGTCTTTTGATGGGTTCAGGAGGCTGTCGATTTGTTTGAGCCTTTTGACAGGAATAAGCTTAGGACATTGAAGCcacatgtaaaaataaaagcaaagagaagaaatgctaTACACATCTAACGTCTTTCTCTGGGTAGCATAAAACTCAACTTTGCAACACTACTGATTAAGAATTTGAACACGTTAAGGATTTATGTAAATACGaccaaaacatttctttgcCTTCCCTTTTTGGGTTGAGTTTAGCTCTTTAACAAGTGATGTGCAGATTTCTATTGCACTTCTTAACTTTGACAGACTCCAGGTGCTAAGTGTCACATATTAGGATGGAGATTATGTCATTAATGTAGTACTGCTTTGATGCAGTTGCTCTCTCTTAATAGAAAAATAGCTGACCTGCACTTCCCACTCACTGTTGGAAACTAGAAACTTTTCTGCCTTCAATTTCTTCCTACAGTACAAAGGCTCTAAGAGAGAAGTGActttgaaagctggatgttctgtgtattttaaaaaccaGGCAGTCCTTGACTTTGCTGTATGTCACACAGGTACAGTGCAGAGCCGatatttccttttaatactTGTTTGTTTAATACTTGTAGCTAGTAATGAAAAGGTTGGCATAATAATGGCCAGTTTTAATGCTCTTCTGTGTGGCACTGGAAAACTGGAGATGTTACTGTCAATAGTGAAATATGGGACTTGTCAAAAAGCAGTACAGGAGGCAGCACAAAGAATTAAATTTGTGTAGGTGTGTAAATGTTGGATTTGCTCATTTCACTCCAGGATCTGCACTCATGCTGTTTAGCTGAAGTGCTGTGGCTTGCTCGCACTAAATGAAATTGAGCCTGATGCATACACCACGTATTGTGTATCTTTTTGCTCTTGAAAATCTGGCTTAGaatggaaaattatttcagcaatATGTCATACTTACAAGTTGAAGCAGAGTTTTTATTTCCACGTGGAGCACAGGACTGAACAGACTCTTGGTCATTCCTGAATTTAAATGGATCAGGGCTTTCTCTGGAGCATCTGCATTTAAACCCTGAAAACAAAGGCAGATCATTGAACAATTGGACCaatgtaaagaagaaaactttgtGTAGGTCTTGGTGTTTTTGCAATCTTTATACCTTTTCTCTCTCTATGTAGTCTTGTACGGAGTATTTTGTGACTTCCACACTTCACAAATTCTCCACTTTGTGAACCATAAGaatgacaggctgagagagcttcTGAATCACTGCCTAAAAtccaaaaatacacaaaaaacatctgaaatgccAGAGGTTTTGGTATCTTGCATCTGTAAGTCGTATAACTTCAGCTAAATAATTTCTGAGCCCTTCACGGTCAGTAACAATTCTGCAGtttgaagtatttttccatCCACTTTACAGGCGGGCCCTAAGCTGTTAATGGCCTTCAGCTCTAACTGAAAGCCTCAAATGCACATTTTTACTCTTATTTTCAGTCCTagaactgtttaaaaaacaaccaacaaacacacaaatagTGAAATGCTCCCCTTTCCCTGTCCTCAGGTTTTTGATCTGGAGTTTCAAATGACTGAAAGATGAAGTGTTACATAAGCGAGGCAGCCTAAGAACATGACAGAAGCTGGGAGGACACAGCAGCTGTTTTAGGTGATATGAAAATCAGTGCTAAGAATAGAAGCCCCAGTGTATTATATTGAAGTGTAATGACACCGTGAGAAATCAAGGATGAAAGGTAGGCCCAAAGCATAAGCAAATCACATGTATTCTAACTTAAATATAGGACTCTCTGTAATATTCTTCTAGGTTGTTGGATAGTAACAGCTTTGGAGTATTCTGCAGAGGAAAAGTCAAGTTGCTGTCAGAGAAACAGATGCCTAAAGATTCTTAGTTCTTGGAGGATGAGATTTTAAATGATCTTACAGTTAACTTAATTACTTCAAGTAGCCAATGAGGGCTCTAGTTTGGATTAGGTGAAATTATGTCATTAGAAGCTGTACCAAGGAGGGAGAACACGTCCAGTCATTTGTCTCCATCTTGAGTGGAACAGAGGCttaagaaaaagcttttatttagtTAGTATGCATAATAAGAATGCTGTATCCCCAAACTGAAAGTGGTTATTGAAACATTACATGTTAAGACTTAAAGTTCACAATCTCCTAGCAAATGGTATAAATGCATGTGATAAGGAGAAAGCCCCTATCAAAGCACAGTGTGCATGTCAATATTATGTTTTTGAAAATGTAAGTGGTAATACTTTAAAGCAGCTAAAAAGATGGATTAGAATTACAGAGTAATTCCATTTGGAAATTACTTCTGGAGATGGTCTGCTCCAATCCCTCAATGCTGGACCAACTTATGTCAAGTAGCTCATCAGGGCACTGTCCAATTAAGCTTTCAGTGTAGCTGAGGATGGAGTTAAGACATCCTCTCTGGGGTAAACTATTTTAGTATCTGATTCTACCTAAATGTAAAACTTCTTCTGCTTGTATTGCTGTTAATTCCTTTGTATCTTGTCTGCCATTAAGACCTCCAAAGTGGCTAAGTGGATTTCATGTGGTCTCCTCTGTAGCctcctttttgttcttattaTCCTGTACTATGCTAAGCACTAACATGCATAGGAATTCCAAAATAATGTTCATGGTGCTTAAATGTAACAGGACCAACAGCAGTGGATTGTTTAACAAGACTGAGTAGTAGGCAGCAAAACAGTTCTGATTTTGGTGTCTCGTTGCTACTTACTCAGATCTGTATCTGATATATCAGTTGGTTTTCTTAGAAAGATGGTTTGTAttccagttttcctttcctggatGTTATTTCTTGGAGCATGAAAATGGAATGGTATCTCAATTAGATTATAATACCCTTATGATGAGCCTTACCAATGTATTAAGTGTTTGATCACTTAACTGAGAAGTAATCAGATTTACTTACAGGAAGAACTCTTATCACTCTCACCGACCCAAAAAGGTGGCAAATAGAAGgttaaattaaaaagcaatcacaaaaccatgactTCTTGTTCAAGGATACATTCTGACAGAAGGACTCTGCCTTATCAGAGCTGTTAAGATACCCTAAAATAATGACACTcttttgaaaaacagcagagtATAAAATTCCATCTATGTAGAGATGCTTACACATGCTGTATCAAAGTATTATCCATGGTAAGGATGATATGGTTTCTTAGTAAATGAGCTATTGAGGTTTCAGTTATGCAGCCTTTGGGGAGTTGGAGGAATACTTGTGATGTACTTTCTGACATAACAAGAGTGAAGATGATAGTTAGCAGTATTTGATATACGTATTTTCACCTTAGGGTATTCCTGCTCATGGAAAAGATTCTAAGACTGAGCtggtttttcttccctgacagagggagaagaaagcaagCTAGGTGAATTTTACTAGATAAGTATTAGCATCTACTCAGTAAATAGTCTGTCAGCATTTTTCTCTTATGCTTGCCTTTTTTTAGCATACTAAAGTGATGATTATTATCCTCTATGCTGAATGTTGTTATAAGATCTGACTTTGGATGGAGACTTGGTTTGCTGAGAGTTTTAAAGCCCAAATGAGCCATAGGGAGCTATTTTAGCACCTTGATGAATCTGTAAATGAAACTTGACTGATTGACCTTTGCACCTGAAATATAAACGGAGGTACCAGTGTGCTCTCCTTTCAAGACTCCCAGATCAGTTCAGTACAAATATTTCAGGTTACTGTTGTTGCTGAATGCTTTGCTACCATCtatcactaaaaaaaaaaaagagtaaatttATGTCAGACTTTATTAAACTGAGTTTGTGTTACTTCAGCTTTATACCTTTAGATGGGctacttgaaaacaaaaaataatcctgTCTTTAAAAGAACAggtgttttttccctttctccagtGGTCTCATATCTCATACCGTATGTGATGAGCTGGTaataattcagaaaacagaTCATCCTTGTATATCACACGTATCAGAAGAATATTCAGTGTAGTGAGTGGAGTCCAGAATAAAAGCATACTGTGCACATGCAGCTATGAGTTCATTTAGCTGAAGAGAAGTGTCTGTACCTAGCCAGAACACATAACATGCTTACCCCTTCATACTCTCTTCACTGGCACTATATTTTGGACTTAATGTACCCTGAGAATGGAATCCAAGACCTTCAGCCTCGTATTTTCCTTCAGGTGGAAAGAATCTCTGTTGTGCACAGATGGTAAAACAAACTGGTGTTTTGTTCACATTACTGTGTACACTTCACACAGTGTGAACAGTAGCTTTAAGTGTACTTCAGTTCTGCACAGATTCTGGCTGACTAGTTGCCATCAAATCTACAGTTTGGTCCATTACCTTTCTAATTGTAAAGGAAACTGGACAACTTAGGAATACTTCTTAATCTGTAAAGTTGGAATGCAAAACATTGTCATGTAGTGTTGAAGATTAACACATATTCATCTCCTTCTGTTATTGCTTGCCTACAAAACCTTGTAATTTTAAGGCAATTGCCTGTGGATGTTTGCCTTCTGAGCAGGTAATAAAAGCAGGCCAGTAAACACAGCTAAGTCTTTCCTAAGAGAAGCAAGCTTCATCACGTGGTTCTAAAGTACTCAGTGtcccttccattttttttctttcaaaactaaTCCAAGTTATACGACTGTAGTATCTCCAAAGCTGAGCTTTCATATTGTGcaaaaactaaaggaaaaaatattccataACTTATCTGCAAGATGAATACATTCATCTAAATTAGAATGGATATGAGAACTCGTCATACCATTTCACTTGAAGAATACTTGCTTGCTAGCAGACAGCTTTTTCCCAGAGGAtccatttctcttctgtaagTTGATTCAGCTCTCTTCTGTAACCTTAATTGTTTAAGAGGAAAACATCTGATCTCATGAAATGCTTGCAAGGGAGTACAGGTACTCTAGAGTTGCTTGACAAAGTTTTGGTGGTTAATTATGTAAACGCATGTGTTCTTTTTAGTGAAAAATACCACACAAATATAAGCTAACGTTTTGTTGTGGTACTGTGCTGTATCTAGTCATTCATATATTGAATTAACGTGGCTGCAGTCTGTTTTATACAGAGGTATGATGTAACTCTTAGCAAAACGGTGGCGGTAGTGTTTTGGCTTCAGAGTAGGAGAGCCAGCCTGGAAGGGATTCTTAGGGTTCTCTGAGAAGCTGAGTCTGGGAATACTCCGCCTGCTTTCAGCTATTCCAGCCATCACAACTTTCTGTACTCAGCGTATGATTACGGAACAATTTTTTGTGCTAATTCCAGTAGTTGTATAAGTTTTATACTTACGTGTGAATCCGAAGATGGCACCTGTCACATTCTAAAGAGAAGTGGGTGTTTTTCTGCAGGGTTACAGAACTTGTCTGGCTTGTATTTTCTACTTCGTTGTTCttgggaaaaaatgcattttcttcaggaGAGTCGGTAACACTTGaaagtgctgagctctgcacaaATTAACCCCAGGACAGCAGTTTTCAGTCAAAGTATTTCAAGTAGATGACTTGTACCAGCCTGCATTATCTTATTATTTCTTACTTGagattcagaggaaaaaatgacttttaagATATGGAGTatggaaatatttatcttttgttttgtagagaatTAATTAGATATTTTTCCCCATGTATTTATGATGCAGGAGAAAATATTACTCTGTTCAACAGTAAAAGCCATTTTCTGTAGCAGCATGTTTAGTCTTCTAGCAATTCTGCAGTTCAAAAATCAGGGACAAAGTAATCTTTCTTCCAGCTGAATTGCAGTTGTGGATTTGCAGAACCAAACAGCTCTGTGTATCTTATAAtagttgctcttttttttctttccactctgAATGTTTTTGAAGCTAGCACTTAAATTACTCAGTGCAGCTGCGTTTATACTGAAGTTTTTGTTACAGCTGATGAGAAATTGAGCTGCAATTTCATGCAAGAAGTTTTTCTGAAGTAACATGCAATCCAAAAGCATCACGCTTTTACAAATGTTAGAGGAGAGCATGCAATAACCACACCGATTTCCTGCAGTAGAATGGAATAGTGCAGCCTTTAGATGATTAAACTCAGTTACCTTCCAAAGACAATATGATGAATGGGCAGATCCACAGGAGGTAAGTGAAGGGGCCCGTCTGTGTGCGCTGCCGTCAGCTTGTTCTTGGATGTCTTCAAGCAGCGTGCCAAGTCTAAATATTTCCCCTTCTACCTTCCTAAAATCAATCACAACACACAGCTaattaaacttctgtttcttaCTATGGTAACCATATTTGGCATTGCAGTGAACAGTTCAtagagggaagaaggaaatggagtTCACTGAGTCTCTTTTAAATGCCTGAATTAACCAAATAGATATCCTTGTTATAACAAGGATATATGAAGCATGAGATGGATTTCAGTCAAGTACCTTCTAGCTTACCCCGTGTAATGTTAAGATAACGTTTTCACCTCTGAAAAGCACAGATGGCTGAAGTAATAGTGGTTAGATGTTTTAAACATGGGAAATATGCTGATGAAGTACTTAGCGCTTATCTTCAAACCTTTCAGGATCGAATTCTCCAATGTTGGTGGACTTGTCATTGTAGCACTGCAGCTGTAAGTTACGGTGCTCCTCTCTAGCAGTTAAATAATTCTTTTCCAAGGCATCGAGGTGCATTTTCAATTGATTTAACACCTTCAACAATAAGTTCAACAGTAAATGATGTTATCGTTAGCAAGACACACTAATACCTACTTATGCTATGTGAGACAGATATATTGGCAGTGATATTAGTAGGAATTCTGCTGCGGCTCTCAATTGCATCTATACCTATccagcatgctgtgctgctttgttatttagaagtaaaataatCATGCTTTAGATGTACCGCCCTGCTAATCATAGTTAATGATTTCTGTGCCAGCTTAAGGCCTTTCACTAAGTGCTTCCCAATTGTAATctttacatttcagaaatgagCCTCTTACTGAGCTCCTTCATTTTTGCTTCTTAAACTCAGTTTAAATCTGAGATTCAGAACAAGATTACTTCTAAATGTCTGCCTGAGAAAAGCACTGAGTACACTGCCAGAAAAACTGCAGTCTATTAGCCAACGGAAGTACACTTCTGATAATTGAACAGACAGTAATTTACCAGATAATCTTCTTGTAAGAGGTATGTCTCTCTGGTCATGTGTTTAGAGAAGTCTTCCACCTTCAAGAGAAAATACCAGACTTATATAttgtttgttaaaaacaaacgtTCCTTTCATGGGTTAATGGGTTCCACACTACTGTAAAACTTAAGAATCAGCGTGAAACAGATACTGAAACAGAGCTCcttactttcatttttagttGATCCGTCTGATCCTTTAGTATTTGAGACATCTTCTCTCCTTGTGTTGTTTCAGGCAGTAAATTAGAAGCATTTAAACAGCATATTTCTACTGTACGAGTTGCTGGAAGTGCTGATGCTGTTGTCCCACACGGCAATCCTACAGAATGCAGGAGAAAATGTATTAGTTGGACTGCTTGCCAAAACTTTCTACCCGAAAGTGCTCTTGGTTTACTTGAAATTAGTTATTCACACTTACTTGGTTCAGACAAACTATTTGCAGGCTGTAGAAGGACAGAAGTGTCTGCTGTAGAGTCCTCAGGGGCTGTCCCGGGGTCTCTTGAGTAAATGGCAAATCCTGACTGAGGAAGTATCTGTCAAAGCGAGAATCTCGGTTAGAGAAAAGCATACGGAATGCTCTGGGCAATACCAAGTTTAGAAATGCATAGGACAGCTTTCTGAAGTTAATGGGAAGTTTATTATAACCGCACCATATGATGTGCTTTGATTTTGGTTTGAGTAGTATCTCATTGTGTATGTACTGAAATACGCAACTCAGGGCTCTGAAAATCTGAATTTAAACAACTTGCGTAAATGGGAAGTATATTATAAAGGTGAGAAAATAGCTCTGGTGGTTTTTCAGAGTCTTGGAAATAGGAAAATGAACTCAGAGAGTCTTCTTGAGAGGACTTCTGTATCTGATGTCTGTATCTCAGGAGATCAGTATGATTCTTGATGTCAGCGTGCTGCATTCACATCTAAATATACCATCAAGAAGTAATAGGGAAAAGTATTAGAAGCTGTTCCATCCTGAACAGGTTATGAAGGGATAAGCCTAGGAAAGGACTTAAGCATCTGTATAGCTCTGTGAGTGAACTCAGTGGCAGGGCATGGCATTAAGAAGTGCTTA is part of the Excalfactoria chinensis isolate bCotChi1 chromosome 8, bCotChi1.hap2, whole genome shotgun sequence genome and encodes:
- the AKNAD1 gene encoding protein AKNAD1; translation: MEAQMSCSVCNELSYITDTTDAEDDLPCDGDGGVACEYHSKSDQLNDCTCVTCISDTLNLPCSGDNRNASANGDIHVQGEGAFDCDTGTIRTGRSSAGIPGSAASFTKALPAAGSQPDGRDPPSHSNMSHVLLRHFPMGEFTSTWQLIERETIPETSLTDSIDETTNKHETSERVKGPSMGEEEAARFEEHHLQGLKAANIFQSTEQRCMFKKSVSTHELTEGQGEVQRCQEGRNEATSEMKVPEMSENNKSVPTVKRTETFPTLLNKSVTSNNILENQEEMSIPELSQQQKILPQSGFAIYSRDPGTAPEDSTADTSVLLQPANSLSEPRLPCGTTASALPATRTVEICCLNASNLLPETTQGEKMSQILKDQTDQLKMKVEDFSKHMTRETYLLQEDYLVLNQLKMHLDALEKNYLTAREEHRNLQLQCYNDKSTNIGEFDPERKVEGEIFRLGTLLEDIQEQADGSAHRRAPSLTSCGSAHSSYCLWKSSALSSVTDSPEENAFFPKNNEVENTSQTSSVTLQKNTHFSLECDRCHLRIHTLQKRAESTYRREMDPLGKSCLLASKYSSSEMRFFPPEGKYEAEGLGFHSQGTLSPKYSASEESMKGNNIQERKTGIQTIFLRKPTDISDTDLRFKCRCSRESPDPFKFRNDQESVQSCAPRGNKNSASTSYSCQKAQTNRQPPEPIKRLPESKKSARNTTAINTRNRNAKDFNINILSSTLDHAIQTANSLKKATEKMVQVISEDLARAARKQL